A single genomic interval of Helianthus annuus cultivar XRQ/B chromosome 13, HanXRQr2.0-SUNRISE, whole genome shotgun sequence harbors:
- the LOC110900726 gene encoding extensin-like, with amino-acid sequence MGGPSNVVPEIDITPATFAPPPHPMGFENPILTYPDTTRYNPFEPQAPTCYNYQPPAYDPYKAVNYNALYPSPFPPAYLTGYPAYGYQYPSSQSLPQPQPPPQQQQPPQPQQLEISQRVQNTERKVERGEEKTHKFLKGLAKFIKGKKNDD; translated from the coding sequence atgggtggaccttcaaATGTTGTGCCGGAAATCGACATCACACCGGCCACCTTTGCACCACCACCGCATCCGATGGGTTTCGAAAACCCAATCCTTACTTACCCAGATACGACTAGGTATAACCCGTTCGAGCCACAAGCTCCTACATGTTATAACTACCAACCGCCTGCTTACGACCCATACAAAGCAGTCAACTATAATGCTCTTTATCCTTCACCTTTCCCACCTGCATACCTAACTGGGTATCCTGCGTATGGGTATCAATACCCTTCATCACAATCACTGCCACAACCTCAACCtccacctcaacaacaacaaccaccccAACCACAACAATTAGAAATTTCACAGAGGGTGCAAAATACTGAACGTAAGGTGGAAAGAGGTGAGGAAAAGACTCATAAGTTTCTTAAGGGTCTTGCAAAATTCATCAAGGGAAAGAAGAATGACGATTGA